The Alosa sapidissima isolate fAloSap1 chromosome 6, fAloSap1.pri, whole genome shotgun sequence genome window below encodes:
- the zgc:112001 gene encoding ankyrin repeat domain-containing protein 9, whose product MSASASAQDRSQRDEICKQRKFLSFLFYQAVRDLKPVWMLEDMRTMETFYWEEDASQRTYTPSEALLYAIVHDHQGYAQYLLSHYSDEALAMPGERFCCCPSSAPHLAMAVRYDRRDILGLILQVAHRLPSLRSYMNRGGCFHLEDGKTPLHLACELLRSEAVILLLGNGASPQAEDHNGMTPLDVILEQLWDSKVNAVAKKLCLDNLLMFMPDIRFKMKTSLEKDPKRWSKLIGEDKFNYLVGKNPAPLFLITMQKILQHLPPEQFPKSLDDLPIPSSLKPLPVSCKQRGKLKVF is encoded by the coding sequence ATGTCTGCCTCGGCGTCAGCCCAAGACAGATCTCAAAGAGACGAGATATGTAAGCAACGGAaatttttgtcttttcttttttatcaaGCTGTGAGAGATCTCAAGCCAGTATGGATGTTAGAGGACATGCGGACAATGGAGACGTTTTACTGGGAGGAAGATGCCAGCCAGAGAACATATACTCCATCAGAGGCGTTACTCTATGCCATCGTGCATGATCATCAGGGTTATGCACAGTATTTGCTTAGTCATTATTCGGACGAGGCATTGGCCATGCCTGGTGAGCGTTTTTGTTGCTGCCCATCCTCTGCGCCGCACTTGGCGATGGCTGTGAGATATGACAGGAGAGACATACTCGGACTTATATTACAGGTGGCGCACCGACTCCCGAGTTTGCGGTCATATATGAACCGTGGTGGATGCTTTCATTTGGAGGACGGAAAAACCCCTCTCCATTTGGCCTGTGAGCTGTTGCGCTCCGAAGCGGTCATTTTGTTACTTGGCAATGGTGCTTCGCCTCAGGCCGAAGACCACAATGGTATGACGCCTCTTGACGTTATTCTGGAACAGCTTTGGGATTCAAAGGTTAATGCAGTGGCAAAAAAGCTGTGTTTGGACAACTTGTTGATGTTCATGCCCGACATCCGTTTCAAAATGAAGACCTCTTTAGAGAAGGACCCTAAGCGCTGGTCCAAATTAATTGGAGAGGACAAATTTAACTACCTCGTCGGAAAGAATCCGGCTCCACTGTTCCTCATTACTATGCAAAAGATCCTCCAACACTTGCCCCCAGAGCAATTTCCTAAGAGCCTGGATGATTTGCCCATTCCCTCATCTCTGAAGCCTCTCCCCGTATCGTGTAAACAGCGAGGCAAGTTGAAAGTATTCTAG